The sequence GCAAGCGGCTGGCACGGATTTATAACTTCGAGTTTACCGTGACCGGCGAAGCGCGCCACCCAGGGACTATCACGCAGTTTGGCGCCCACAGTGCGCAAATCGAACTGGCACCCTACCCGTTCGAGATCAAGACGCCATTACCCAGTGCCGAGGTGATTGAGCTAAGCCAATGGCGCCAGGAGCACGGCAAAAGTCGTCACTGACGACAATCAGCCAAAGCTCGCTGCAGTTCGGCAACGTCCTGAGCATCACTGAAGATCAGTTCGATGCGTGAATCCCGACGCCACTCACTGGGCTGCCAAGTGAAGGTGGTGTTATCCACAGCGTTAGCCGAGCGCCAACCTTGCGGGCTGTGGATAACCAGCTTGGCCCGCCGCCAGCTCAGGGATTGCAGCCAGTGTTGCAGGCGTTGCGGGTCAAATTGCTGACTCGGGTGCCAGCGCCAGCCAATACTCCAGCCACCGTCCTGCGCCTGGCTCAAACAAATCGGCAACGCCAGATCACTCCAGATCGCCGGTATCTGCGCCAAGCCTTTGGGCACCTCAAACTTATCCACAACCCCGCCCGCCTGAGCGGCCACACCTGGTAACTGCGCCAAGGGCAGTTGTGCCTGGCGCGTCCAGTAGACCGGGCAGGCAGGCAGTCGCCCTTCAATTGCCAAGCGTTGCACTGCGTCCAGAGACTCATCCTTGTTCAACACCAGCAATCCAGCACTGGCCAGCGCTTCCCCTTGCGCATCCGGCAGTGGCTTACCAGCCGCCAGCGCCTGGGCGTCCAGTACCAGCACACAAGGTTGAACAGCCAGGACCTCTTGCCAGGGTGCTTCACGCAATTGCTTGAGCAACTGAGCCGGATGGCCCAGTCCGGAGGGTTCGATAAACAGCCGGTCTGGCTTGGCCTTACGCAACAAACGGCCCAGTCCTACCTGGAACGGCGCACCGTTGACACAGCACAGGCAGCCACCCGCCACTTCGCCCAAGGCGACGCCATCGTCATCATGCGTCAGCAGTGCGGCGTCCAGGCCAATCTGCCCGAACTCGTTGATCAACACCGCCCACCGCTCGTTGGCCGGGCGCTGGGCCAGCAGGTGCTTGATCAGGCTGGTCTTGCCGGCGCCCAATGGGCCCGCAATCACATGGGTGGGAATGTTCTGCAGCATGGAGGGCATCATTCAGACCGTGTAGAGAGATTTGATCCTACCCGGTTATGCCAACCAATCCAGCGTCAGAATCAACCGCCGTTCGTTGGCGTTCAGTTGCGGCGACCGGTGGATCAAGCCGAAACCTTCATTGCCGTGCCATTTTTCGCCCTTGAGCAGCGCCACTTCACCGCAGTGGATTTGCTCGAAACCGCTTTCGGGCTCTGCGTTGGCCTGGCTCAGGTGTCGACGCTCCATCACACCTTCCCGCAACCATTGGCTGCCGATACCGGCATAGGTGGTGATCAACCGTACCGGCACATGATCCACATGGAAACGTGGGCACATGGCCTTATCCAATAGGCGCAGACGCACGCCAATGCGCTTGGCGCCGAGCAAGCAAGCGAAAGCACTGACCAACCACGACACATCGGCGATAAAGCCTTCATAGCCTTCAAGATCGCTGCAACTGGAGGCCAATCCCTGTAAGTTCGGCTCCGCATCCTCGCCGCTCAACTCAATGACCAGCGACTCAGCCAAAGGCTCGTTCAACGAAATCAGCAGCTCACCAAACTCAGCAATGTGCAGGGGCAACTGGCGCTGCCACAAAGCCAGGTTCACGCCGTCTTCCAGGATATCAGCGAGTACCACCGGGGTTTCGCCGGCGGTCTGGCGGATCACCGGACGCAGTTTCAGGGTCGGTGCCAGCATCAGGCCGCAGCCTCCTCAAACCAGGGGCCAAAGGGGTCTGCCAGCAAGCGCCAACCTTCAACGCCCATGGCCATTTCGTCGTCAGTCAGCAGGCAATCGTCCAGCTCGGCAGTGAGCTTGGCGAAGTCGATGTTCTGCCCGATAAACACCAGTTCCTGGCGACAGTCGCCGGTGCTCGGCTGCCAGTTACCCATGATGGCTGCGACACTTTCCTCGTCCTGCGGCCACTGGCTCTTCGGTACAAAACGCCACCAGCGTCCGGCAAAACCATGACGCATCAGGCCGCCGGCCTGGGACCAACTGCCAGCGTCCTGGTGCTTGCTGGCCAGCCAGAAAAACCCTTTGGAGCGCAGCAACTTGCCGTTGACCCATGGCCGATCGATGAAGTCGAAGAAGCGCTGGGGATGGAACGGGCGGCGTGCGCGATAAGCGGTAGAAGCGATGCCGTACTCTTCGGTTTCCGGCACATGCTCGCCACGTAACTCCTGCAGCCAGCCCGGTGCCTGGGCTGCGCGCTCGAAGTCGAAACGGCCAGTGTTGAGGATCTTGGCCAGCGGCACTTCACCCATGACCATCGGGATGATTTCCGCCTGGGAATTGAGGCGTTCGAGAATCGCCATCAACTCCTGACGCTCATCACTGCTGATCAGGTCGATCTTGCTGATCAGTATCACGTCGGCGAATTCAATCTGCTCGATCAATAGGTCGGTGATGGAGCGTTCATCCTCTTCACCGAGGGTTTCGCCGCGCGACGCCAGGCTTTCCGCAGCCTGATAGTCGAGCAGGAAGTTCATACCATCAACCACCGTGACCATGGTGTCGAGGCGCGCGATGTCCGCCAGGCTTTGGTCGTTTTCATCGCGAAAGGTGAAGGTTTCAGCCACCGGCAGCGGCTCGGAAATACCGGTGGACTCAATCAGCAGGTAATCGAACCGACCTTCCTTGGCGAGTTTTCCGACTTCTTCGAGCAGGTCTTCGCGCAAGGTGCAGCAGATGCAACCATTGCTCATCTCCACCAGTTTTTCTTCGGAACGGTTGAGGGTGACGTCGCGCTGGACCTCGCTGCCATCAATATTGATTTCGCTCATGTCATTAACGATCACCGCCACCCGCAGGTTTTCGCGGTTGCGCAGAACATAGTTGAGCAGCGTGCTTTTACCGGCGCCGAGAAAACCGGACAGCACAGTAACGGGGAGACGATTGGGCATCAGGTAGTCCTCATCAAGGTTGGCCGGTCAAATCGCCCGTTGATGGCGTTCGCGCAGCTCTTCACGTTCTTTGGCTTCGATACACAGGGTGGCCGTAGGCCGTAGCAACAGGCGCTGTAGGCCAATCGCCTCGCCGGTTTCACGGCACCAGCCGTACTCACCGCGGGCCAGGTGCTCCAGGGCGTCATCGATCTTGTCCAGGAGCTTTTTCTCGCGCTCCAGCAGGCGCAATTGCCACTGGCGCTGTTCTTCGGCGCTGCCGACATCAGCAGGGTCGCTGTTGGGTTCTTGCTCGCGCAGCACCATGAATTCGGCATCGATACGTGCTTGCAGCTCATCGCGCTGGGCCAGCAACAGTCCGCGGAAGAAACCTTGCTGGGCTTCATTCATGTAATCGTTGGGTGATTGGGCGAGAAGGTCTTGTTCAGTCATGGGCGGGGTTCACGGATCAGGCTTTCTTTAATGTTATAGTATAACAATGCAAATAAGCCAATCCTCGCTTGCTCGCCGCGACGAAGGGCGCAATGCTTGAGCCCATCAATTCCCCGAGAAAGCCTATGAAATACCTGCTGTGCGGCCTGTTGCTGGTCGCTGCGACACACGCCAGCGCCCAGGCGCCAAGCCTGCTAGCCAGCTGCACTCGCAGCGCCAACCTGCTGTCGTGTGTGGATGCCGAAGGCAACGCCTATAGCGTCGCCACTGCCGGCAGCACCACGTATTTGCGGGGTTTCGAGGTGATCGGCAAACGCTATTGGGCCCAGACCAACAGCCGCTATGGGCAACTGACGTTCTTTACCGGGTTGGCGTCCGATGGTGAGGCGTGGGTCGGCTACACGCGGCGGGTGGGCTGGACCACCATCAACCGGTTTTCCAGTTCCGGAGGGGCCAGCGCCAAATTTACGTGTAGCCGAATTACCGGCTGCTAAACCTGACCTTTCTTCTGCTCCTGGGCCCAAGCCATATAGCTGTTCACCGGCGGATTCTTCTGGAAGTAACGCTGCAAACCTTCAAACAAACCGTCTGCCACCGCCTGCTGATAGCGCGCCGTGACCAGCCGCTGACTGTCACGGGCGTTGGAAATGAAGCCCGTTTCCACGAGGATCGACGGCACGTCCGGTGACTTGAGCACCGCGAATCCTGCCTGTTCCACACGTTTTTGATGCAGCGTGGTGATCCCCGCCAAACTGCCCAGCACCGTGCCACCCAGTTGCAGGCTGGCGGCGATGGTCGCGTTCATCGACATGTCGAGAATCACTCCGGCCAACATCGGGTCCTTGTCCTTGAGGTTGAGCAAGCTGGTCGCGCCCAACAGGTCGGCACCGTTTTCCCGTTGTGCCATGAAGCGTGCGGTGGCGGACGTCGCGCCGCCCTCAGACAAGGCGTAAACCGACGCACCAGAAGCCGTTAGCCGTGGCGCTGCATCTGCATGCACGGAGATAAACATGTCGGCCTTGTGCTTGCGAGCAATCTCTACCCGCTTGCGCAGCGGCACAAAGAAGTCGTCGTTGCGCACCAGTTTCACGTCAAAGCCCTTCTCGCGTTTCAAGCGTTTGGCCAGCAATTGGGCGATCGACAACACCACATCTTTTTCCCGCTCGCCCTTGGAGCCAATGGCGCCTGGATCCTTGCCACCGTGGCCGGGGTCGACCACCACGATGATGTCGCGCTTGGGGTGAGCCTTGTCTATCGGCCCAGCCAATGGCGCCGCAGCGGCGGCGATCTGCAGAGGCGCCTTCGTGGCGCTGGTCAAATCCAGTACCAGGCGATGACCCTGGCCGTCCTGTGGCGGCAACAGAAAGCTGTTGAGCTGCATCGGCGCGGCGAGATCCAGGACGATGCGCGTATCACCCTGGCCGAAATGCCCGGAGCGAATCGAGGTAATGCCGCTATTGGCCAACGCCAGTTGGCTGAAATCACCACTCAGCTTCGAGCCGGAGAGATCAATGATCAACCGCTCCGGCGCGGTCAGGGAAAAGGTCTTGTACTGCACCGGCCCGCTGAGATCGAACACCAACCGCAACTTGTCATCCGAACGCCATAGGCGGGCATTGCGAATCTGCGTGGCCGAAACGCCGAAGGGCAACGTGAATACTGCGCTGGCCAGCAGCAGGTTGAGGAGTTGACGTCTGTGCATGACATATACCGCGAATGGGGGAGCGTCCGTACTCGACATGACTGAATAAAAACAAGGGCAGAAAAACCATCGTCGACGTAATAGTTATAATATAACATGTCTTTTTATTTCCAACGATGGACCTGCTCATGAATGCGCTGACTCTGCCGGATATCGCCGCGCAGGCTTCACGGCAAGCCTTGCCGCTCGAATGGGTAGGCATGTGCGGCATTGCACTTCCCATCCTGATTGACAGCCAGCACCTGAGCGCCAAGGCCGATGCAGGTGTCAGCCTGGACGACGGCGAGGCACGCGGCATTCATATGTCGCGGCTGTACCTGGCGCTGGAAATGCTAGAGCAAGAAAGCCTGACACCTGCCCTGTTGCGCCAAGTGCTACAGCGCTTCCTCGACAGCCATGAAGGGTTATCCCACAACGCCTACCTGCGAATTCATGCGGACTTGCTGCTCAAACGACCAGCCCTGGTCAGTCCATTGGCCGGCTGGAAGTCCTATCCGGTGAGCATCGAAGCACGCCTTGAAAACCAGATGTTCCACGTGGAACTAAAAATTGACGTTACCTACTCCTCAACTTGCCCCTGCTCTGCCGCCCTGGCCAGGCAGTTGATTCAGCAGCAATTTATCGAGGACTTCGCCAACACCTCGTTGCAACATGAACACGTCCTGACCTGGCTCGGCAGCGCAAACGGCATCGTCGCCACGCCCCACAGCCAGCGCAGCAGTGCGCAGCTACAGATCCATTTGCAAGACAACCAACAGACGCTGCCACTGACAGAACTGATCAACAATGCCGAAGCAGCCCTCGGCACCGCCGTGCAAACCGCCGTGAAACGCGCGGATGAACAAGCCTTCGCCTTGGCCAACGGCCAGAACCTGATGTTCTGCGAAGACGCCGCCAGACGCCTTAACCTCGCCTTGAAACGCTCGGATGCAGTCAAAGCCTTCCACCTGAAAGTGATCCACGCCGAAAGCCTGCACGCGCACGATGCCGTGGCTGAAAGCCGCTGGACGAGACCCTCCAAATGATCACCTGCAAAGCACTGCGCTGGGGCGCTCCCGGTCAACCGCTGACGCCTGCCGTGGATTTCGAACTGGCCCAAGGCAGCCTCACCGGCGTGATCGGCGCCAACGGCTCTGGCAAAAGCAGCCTGTTGAAAGTCATCGCCGGCTTGCAAAAGCCTCTCGCCGGAAAAGTCATCCTGAATGTTCCACGACGCGGCAGCCTGTCGTTCCTGCCCCAGCAACAACACCTGGACCGCCAGTTCCCCATCAACCTGCAAGAACTCGTGGCCGCAGGCTTCTGGGGCAGCAAACACACACCGCAACAACGCAGCCAGCGCCTGCAAGCCGTGTTGGAAGACTGGTGCCTGAGTGGCTTGGAGCACCGACCGTTGATGGCCCTTTCCGGCGGCGAACTGCAACGTGCCCTGCTCGCCCGCATGAGCCTGGCCGAGGCGCCAGTGCTGCTGCTCGACGAACCCCACGCCGCCCTCGACGAACAAGGCCAAATCCTGCTGTGGAAACACATCCACGCCTGGCATGCCGAGGGCCGCACGTTGGTCGTGGTGTGCCATGACCTGGCTGCCGTGCGCCAACATATTCCTCAGGCACTGCTGATCAAAAGCAGCGGCTGCGTGCTGGCGCCCAGTAAAGAACTGATCCTCCAGCAACCGCAAACGCAGGTGGCGTGATGCACTTCACTGCCCACCTGTGGCTACCCTTCCACGACTTTGTGTTCATGCGCCGTGCCTTGCTTGGCGGCCTGGTCCTGGCCTGCAGCACGGCGCCACTCGGTGTGTTTCTGATCCTGCGCCGCATGAGCCTGATCGGTGACGCCGTGGCCCACGGCATCCTGCCCGGCGCCGCGCTGGGCTTCTGGTTTGCCGGCCTGAGTCTGCCCGCACTGACCATCGGTGGCCTCGGTGCCGGCCTGAGCATGGCCGGCCTCGCGGCGTGGATAACCCGTCGAACAGGACTGAAGGAAGACGCCAGCCTCGCCGCCATCTACCCGATTTCTCTGGCCAGCGGCGTGCTGATCCTCGGCATCGCCGGTAAACGTCTGGACCTGCTGCACCTGCTGTTCGGCTCGGCCCTGGCGGTAGATGGCCCGACCCTCACCGGCATGCTCTGGGTTTCTGGTTTCAGCCTGATCGCCATGGCGCTGATCTACAAACCACTCTTGTTGGACACCCTCGACCCACTGTTCCTGCAAACCGTCAGCCGTCTCGGCCCACTGGCCCATGGCGTGTTCCTGACCCTGGTGGTGCTGAACCTGGTGATCGGCTTCCAGGCCATCGGCGCCTTGATGGTGGTCGGTTTGATGATGTTGCCAGCCATTGCTTCACGCTTCTGGAGCCGGCGCCTACCGGTATTGATCGCGGTATCGGCCGCGCTGGGATGCCTGTCGGTGTGGCTTGGTTTGTTGCTGTCGTTCTACTACTCGCTGCCCAGCGGCCCGGCGATTGTGTTGGTGGCTGGCGGCTTGTACCTGCTGTCCGTGGTCTTCGGTCCGGTGCACGGCTTGCTGCGCCGCCCGCCTTTGCTTACATCCCAATGAGGTGTTTCCCGATGCGCGCTCTACTCGTGCTGTTCAGTGTATTGCTGCCGCTGTCGTTCGCGACTGCCCAGGCGGCCGACAAGCTTCAGGTGGTTACCAGCTTCAGCATCCTCAACGACATAACCCACCAGATCGGTGGCGATCATATTCAGATCAGTAACATGGTCGGCCCCGACGCCGACGCCCATACCTACGAACCAACACCCGACGACGCCAAGGCCTTGCTCAAGGCCCGACTGATCATCAAGAACGGCCTTGGTTTCGAACCGTGGCTGGATCGTCTGGTCACCAGCACCGAGACCAAGGCCACCGTGGTCGCCGCCAGCAAAGGCGTGATCGCTCGCACCATGGAGGAAGATGGCGACACCATTCCCGACCCTCACGCCTGGCACAACCTGGCCAACGCCGAAATTTATGTGAGCAACATCACCAAGGCGCTGATCGCGGCCGACCCGGCCAACAAGACCGACTACCAGCACAACAGCCAGGTGTACCTGAAAGAGATCTACCGACTGCTGGCCGAAGCCAAGACCAAGTTGGGTTCGCTGCCACCGGGTAACCGTCGCATCGTCACCTCCCATGACGCCTTCGGTTACCTGGGCCAGGCCTACGGCATCGACTTCATGGCACCTCAAGGCTTGTCCACCGAACGTGAGCCGTCGGCTGCCGAAGTCGCCGCGCTGATCACTCAGATCCGCAACGATCACGTCAAAGCCGTGTTCATGGAAAACATCAAGGACTCGCGCCTGCTCAAGCAGATTGCCGACGAAAGTGGCGCTCACATCGGCGGCACGCTGTACTCCGATGCCTTGGCGGCAGAAGGTCCGGCCAGCACCTTTACCGGATTGTTCGAATACAACCTAAACACCTTGTACACCGCCCTGAGCAAGCCATGACCCTGAGCATGCTCGATCTGGAAGAGGCTGCCTTGGGCAGCCGCTTTCCGCTCGACTCGGTGCTAGATGCCTTGCCGTGGAACAGCGATGGCCTGATTGCCGCCATCGCCCAGCAACGCGGCAGCGGCGAAGTATTGATGTTGGCCTGGATGAACCGTCAGGCCCTCAATGAAACCCTGGCCACCGGGCAAGTCTGCTACTGGTCGCGCTCGCGCCAGCAACTGTGGCGCAAGGGTGAAACCTCCGGTCACCGCCAGCAACTGGTGGAGGCGCGCCTGGACTGCGATGGCGATGCGGTGCTGCTGATCGTCAACCAGCAAGGCCCCGCCTGCCATACCGGCCGACCCTCCTGCTTCTACAACGCCATCGCTGGCGGCGAAGTACACATCCTCACCGCGCCTCTCAAGGAACCTGCCGCATGATCCGCAAGAACCCTTCCGGCGATCTGCCCGTCATTGCCGAATCGGCCTACGTCGATAAGACCGCCATCATCTGCGGCAAAGTCATCATCGGCGAGAACGTCTTCGTCGGCCCCTACGCCGTGATCCGCGCCGACGAGGTCGACGCAACCGGCGACATGGACCCGATCACCATTGGCGCCAACTCCAATATCCAGGACGGCGTGGTGATTCACTCCAAGTCCGGCGCCGCCGTCACCATTGGCGAGTTCACCTCCATCGCCCACCGTTCCATCGTCCACGGCCCCTGCACCGTCGGTGATCGGGTGTTTATCGGCTTCAACAGTGTGCTGTTCAACTGCGCGGTCGGCGATGGCTGCGTGGTGCGCCACAACTCGGTGGTCGACGGACGCGACTTGCCCGCCGCCTTCTACGTGCCCTCCACCACCCGCATCGGCCCCAACACCGACCTGTCGCAGTTCCCACCGGTAAGCGTCAGCGCCTCGGAGTTTTCCGAAGACGTGGCCCGCACCAACGTCGACCTGGTGCGTGGTTACAAAGCCCTGCAAAACGAGTTCTGACCATGAGCCGCCTGCTGATCCGCAACGCCCGCCTGGTGAATGAAGGCCAGGAATTCGACGCCGACCTGCTCGTCGCCAATGGCCGCATCGAAAAGATCGCCAGCAGCATCGAAGGCGAAAACGCCCCCGTGGAAATCGACGCCCAAGGCCAATGGCTGCTGCCGGGGATGATCGACGATCAGGTGCATTTTCGCGAACCCGGCACGCCGGACAAAGGTAGTTTCTACAGCGAGTCCCGAGCCGCCGTCGCCGGTGGTATCACCAGTTTCATGGACATGCCCAACACTCGGCCGGCAACCCTGACGCTGGAAGCCTTGGCCGATAAAAAGCGGCGTGCCGCCCTGCATTCGGTGGCCAACTATGGTTTTCACTTTGGTGTGAGCAACGACAACCTGGACACCGTCGCCGCACTCGATCCGCGTGAAGTGGCCGGGGTCAAAGTGTTCATGGGTGCTTCTACCGGCAATATGCTGGTGGATGATCCTCGGGTTCTGGAACGTCTGTTCGCCGAGGTGCCGACCATTCTCCTGGCGCACTGCGAACATACGCCAAGCATCCTGGCCAACGAGCAACGCCTAAGGAATCGGTTCGGCGACAGCATTCCTGCCGTCGCGCACCCACTGATTCGCGACGCCGAAGCGTGCTATCGCTCCTCTTCCCTCGCAGTGGAACTGGCCCGCCGCCACGGTACTCGCCTGCACGTGTTGCACATCACCAGCGCGCGGGAGTTGGCGCTGTTCGAAGACAAACCCCTGGCGGAAAAACGCATCACCGCCGAAGTCTGCCTGCACCATTTGCTGTTCGATGACCACGACTACGCGCGCCTCGGCCACCAGATCAAATGCAACCCGGCGATCAAGACTCGCGCCGACCGCAATGCCCTGCGCCTGGCCTTGTTGAGTGATCGCCTGGATGTGATTGGCAGTGATCATGCGCCGCATACCTGGGCGCAAAAACAGCTGCCATACCGCGAGGCGCCATCAGGCTTGCCGTTGGTGCAACATGCCCTGCCGGCACTGCTGGAACTGGTGGCCGACGGCCTGTTACCGCTGACCACGCTGGTGGCAAAAACCAGCCACCGCGTCGCCGACCTATTCGCAATCCCCGACCGTGGCTACCTGCGAGAAGGCTACTGGGCCGATCTGGTGCTGATCAAACCCGAGCCTCATGGCAAGCCTGTCAGCAGCCAGCCGATCCTCGCCCGCTGCGGTTGGACACCTTTCGCCGAACGCAGCTTCCGTCACAGCGTCAGCAGCACCCTGGTTTCCGGCCACCTGGCCTGGCACGACGCGCGGGTGCACGACAGTTGCCAGGGCTTGCCTCTGCATTTCCAGCGTTAAGCGCGAGGTTTGACGGTGCCGCAATTGCTGCCCAGCCACTGCGCACTCGTGTCCAGGCTGCCGTTTTGCTGAATGCCTGTGGCATTGAACGTACCGTTAACCGTGGTAGTGAATTCCTTCTGGCTCTGGAATGTCGCCACGCCAGTACCCTGGGCTTTCGGGCAGCTGAAACGGAACTTCCACTGGTTGCCGGTCTTGTCGGTCACTTCCTGCTTACAGCCTGATTGCGGGTCGGTCAGCGGGATTGAATCGGACGCCACCTGGGCGGGTGTCAGGCAGACCTGAACCCCTTTGCCGGCCATGGTGATGCCTTGCTTTTCCAGCATCGCGCGCTGTTCCGGGGTCATCTGTTGCTTCAGTTGACCGAGGATCAGTGAGAGATCCGGCAGGGCCTGGTTATCGACTTTCATGTTGCTGGTGGTCAATTCCCACAAGCCCGGCGCCAACATCTGCGCGTGTGCCGCCACCGGCAGCGATAAACCAATAACCATGGCCAAACCAAGCAGACGAGCCTTCATCGGGTAACTCCTGGACAATTGTCGGCGTTAGACGCCGCAAAGCCGCCAGTGTTGCACAGCAAATAAAATAGCGACATTCATGGCCGAACATGGTCTGTTACGCATTGGATTGTCAGGAGTAACGTTCTCCATGGATTTTTTTGGCCCGCACCTGCTCGGCTATTTCATTGCCACGCTGCACTTTTTGGGCACCCTCGCCGCCATCCACGCGGTGCTGACCGTCAGGACCGCCCAAGGCTCGATTGCCTGGGCCCTGTCCTTGATGTTCATCCCTTACCTCACGCTGATCCCCTACCTGATCTTCGGTCGAAGTACCTTCGACGCCTATATTCAGGCGCGCCGTCAGGCCAACCAGGAAATGCACAAGGCAATCACCGAGCTGAACTGGCGGCCTTGGGTCGAGGAAGCGCTGGCCGCCCGTAATTCCCGCGCCTATGCGTCCTTGCGAGCCATGCCCAAATTGGGCCGCATGCCTTGCCTGGCGAACAATCAGGTGCGCTTGCTGATCAATGGCGACGCCACCTTCGGCGCGATTTTCGAAGCAATTCGTTCGGCGAAAACTGCAGTATTGGTTCAGTTTTTCATCATTCACGACGATGAACTCGGCCGCCAACTGCACACCCTGCTCAAGGAAAAAGCCGCCGAAGGCGTCGCCATTTACGTGCTCTACGATCGCATTGGCAGCCATTCCCTGCCCCACAGATATGTGCAATCACTGCGGGACGCCGGGGTTCAGGTGAAGGCGTTCGCCACCCGCAGTGGCTGGCTCAATCGCTTCCAGGTCAACTTCCGTAACCACCGCAAGATCGTCGTGGTCGATGGCATCACCGGATTTGTCGGCGGCCACAACGTGGGTGATGAATACATGGGCAAGAGTCCGCCCCTGGCGCCCTGGCGTGATACTCACGTGCAGGTCAGCGGCCCGGTGGTGGCGTGCCTGCAGGAATCGTTTGCCGAAGACTGGTTCTGGGCGGCGCGGGAACTGCCGCCGCTGCTCCTTCCGGACACCTACCCGGATGACGGCGTGCTCTGCCAATTGCTGGCCAGCGGCCCGGCCGATCCCTATGAAACCTGCTCGCTGTTTTTCGTCGAGGCGATTCATGCGGCCACCGAGCGAGTGTGGATCACCAGCCCGTACTTTATCCCCGATGAAGCGGTATTTTCGGCGCTGAGGCTGGCGGTATTACGCGGGGTGGATGTGCGCTTGCTGCTGCCGTCGCGACCTGATCACCGCATCGTCTACGCCGCCTCCAGCCTGTACGCCATTGAAGCGGTGCGCGCCGGAGTGCGGGTGTTCCGCTACACGCCGGGCTTCCTGCACCAGAAAGTGGTGTTGGTGGACAGCGAGATCAGCGCCATTGGCAGTGCCAACCTGGACAACCGCTCGTTCCGGCTCAACTTCGAAGTGATGTTGCTGACGGTGGATGAAGCCTTTGCCAGCGAAGTGGAAAAAATGCTGCTGGACGACTTCGCCCTGGCCCATGAAATCAGCCAAGAAGAAAACCGCGAGACCCACCGCCTACAACAACTGGGCATGCGGGTCGCGCGGCTTATTTCACCGATTTTGTAGGCTCACCCCGAAACACATGTGGGAGCGGGCTTGCTCGCGAAGGCGGTGGGTCAGTCAGATATGTACCAACTGATCCACCGCCTTCGCGAGCAAGCCCGCTTGTATGCTAGGACTTGAAGGGAGGAGAAGGGACAAAGCCCGATTCTGACTGTTGGCGCAGTACAGACCGTGGGAGATTTCGCCCCTCCTCCTTTCACCCAAGCGCCGATAAAGAATGCATCTGGCTATGACCGACGATAGGAACAAGCCTGCGCCTCTGGGTGAGCCCTTCAAGTGCTCAAAACCTTAGCCCGGAGTAAGTCCCATGGCAATGCCAGTTCC is a genomic window of Pseudomonas sp. ADAK18 containing:
- a CDS encoding metal ABC transporter ATP-binding protein, whose translation is MITCKALRWGAPGQPLTPAVDFELAQGSLTGVIGANGSGKSSLLKVIAGLQKPLAGKVILNVPRRGSLSFLPQQQHLDRQFPINLQELVAAGFWGSKHTPQQRSQRLQAVLEDWCLSGLEHRPLMALSGGELQRALLARMSLAEAPVLLLDEPHAALDEQGQILLWKHIHAWHAEGRTLVVVCHDLAAVRQHIPQALLIKSSGCVLAPSKELILQQPQTQVA
- a CDS encoding metal ABC transporter permease; the encoded protein is MHFTAHLWLPFHDFVFMRRALLGGLVLACSTAPLGVFLILRRMSLIGDAVAHGILPGAALGFWFAGLSLPALTIGGLGAGLSMAGLAAWITRRTGLKEDASLAAIYPISLASGVLILGIAGKRLDLLHLLFGSALAVDGPTLTGMLWVSGFSLIAMALIYKPLLLDTLDPLFLQTVSRLGPLAHGVFLTLVVLNLVIGFQAIGALMVVGLMMLPAIASRFWSRRLPVLIAVSAALGCLSVWLGLLLSFYYSLPSGPAIVLVAGGLYLLSVVFGPVHGLLRRPPLLTSQ
- a CDS encoding metal ABC transporter substrate-binding protein, which produces MRALLVLFSVLLPLSFATAQAADKLQVVTSFSILNDITHQIGGDHIQISNMVGPDADAHTYEPTPDDAKALLKARLIIKNGLGFEPWLDRLVTSTETKATVVAASKGVIARTMEEDGDTIPDPHAWHNLANAEIYVSNITKALIAADPANKTDYQHNSQVYLKEIYRLLAEAKTKLGSLPPGNRRIVTSHDAFGYLGQAYGIDFMAPQGLSTEREPSAAEVAALITQIRNDHVKAVFMENIKDSRLLKQIADESGAHIGGTLYSDALAAEGPASTFTGLFEYNLNTLYTALSKP
- the hisI gene encoding phosphoribosyl-AMP cyclohydrolase; its protein translation is MTLSMLDLEEAALGSRFPLDSVLDALPWNSDGLIAAIAQQRGSGEVLMLAWMNRQALNETLATGQVCYWSRSRQQLWRKGETSGHRQQLVEARLDCDGDAVLLIVNQQGPACHTGRPSCFYNAIAGGEVHILTAPLKEPAA
- a CDS encoding DapH/DapD/GlmU-related protein encodes the protein MIRKNPSGDLPVIAESAYVDKTAIICGKVIIGENVFVGPYAVIRADEVDATGDMDPITIGANSNIQDGVVIHSKSGAAVTIGEFTSIAHRSIVHGPCTVGDRVFIGFNSVLFNCAVGDGCVVRHNSVVDGRDLPAAFYVPSTTRIGPNTDLSQFPPVSVSASEFSEDVARTNVDLVRGYKALQNEF
- a CDS encoding dihydroorotase, producing the protein MSRLLIRNARLVNEGQEFDADLLVANGRIEKIASSIEGENAPVEIDAQGQWLLPGMIDDQVHFREPGTPDKGSFYSESRAAVAGGITSFMDMPNTRPATLTLEALADKKRRAALHSVANYGFHFGVSNDNLDTVAALDPREVAGVKVFMGASTGNMLVDDPRVLERLFAEVPTILLAHCEHTPSILANEQRLRNRFGDSIPAVAHPLIRDAEACYRSSSLAVELARRHGTRLHVLHITSARELALFEDKPLAEKRITAEVCLHHLLFDDHDYARLGHQIKCNPAIKTRADRNALRLALLSDRLDVIGSDHAPHTWAQKQLPYREAPSGLPLVQHALPALLELVADGLLPLTTLVAKTSHRVADLFAIPDRGYLREGYWADLVLIKPEPHGKPVSSQPILARCGWTPFAERSFRHSVSSTLVSGHLAWHDARVHDSCQGLPLHFQR
- a CDS encoding DUF3617 domain-containing protein, which produces MKARLLGLAMVIGLSLPVAAHAQMLAPGLWELTTSNMKVDNQALPDLSLILGQLKQQMTPEQRAMLEKQGITMAGKGVQVCLTPAQVASDSIPLTDPQSGCKQEVTDKTGNQWKFRFSCPKAQGTGVATFQSQKEFTTTVNGTFNATGIQQNGSLDTSAQWLGSNCGTVKPRA
- the cls gene encoding cardiolipin synthase: MDFFGPHLLGYFIATLHFLGTLAAIHAVLTVRTAQGSIAWALSLMFIPYLTLIPYLIFGRSTFDAYIQARRQANQEMHKAITELNWRPWVEEALAARNSRAYASLRAMPKLGRMPCLANNQVRLLINGDATFGAIFEAIRSAKTAVLVQFFIIHDDELGRQLHTLLKEKAAEGVAIYVLYDRIGSHSLPHRYVQSLRDAGVQVKAFATRSGWLNRFQVNFRNHRKIVVVDGITGFVGGHNVGDEYMGKSPPLAPWRDTHVQVSGPVVACLQESFAEDWFWAARELPPLLLPDTYPDDGVLCQLLASGPADPYETCSLFFVEAIHAATERVWITSPYFIPDEAVFSALRLAVLRGVDVRLLLPSRPDHRIVYAASSLYAIEAVRAGVRVFRYTPGFLHQKVVLVDSEISAIGSANLDNRSFRLNFEVMLLTVDEAFASEVEKMLLDDFALAHEISQEENRETHRLQQLGMRVARLISPIL